The proteins below come from a single Acaryochloris sp. CCMEE 5410 genomic window:
- a CDS encoding TIR domain-containing protein, which yields MRRVFISYHHRNEQYLKEHLLQLNGSHEIFVDCSVDTGDIDDDLEPQVIRQTIRRNYLSESTVLMLIVGRETKYRKHVDWELYSSMYNGTNFGRSGVVVLLAPNCESEYFSAPFDEIKSTFYPDVSNWISIDSREEYERRYPHLPPRIIDNLLKRDSKISVTNWSKVANDPEKLRLLIECAHNARTTCEYDMSRAMRMRDHNPN from the coding sequence ATGAGAAGAGTATTTATTAGTTATCACCATAGGAATGAGCAGTATCTCAAGGAGCACCTTCTTCAATTGAATGGTAGTCATGAAATCTTTGTGGACTGCTCTGTCGATACAGGCGATATAGACGATGATTTAGAGCCGCAAGTAATTAGGCAGACAATCAGGCGAAACTACCTCAGTGAGTCAACAGTTCTAATGTTAATAGTTGGTAGGGAAACCAAATATAGAAAACATGTTGACTGGGAGCTGTATTCTAGCATGTATAATGGGACTAATTTCGGAAGGTCAGGGGTTGTGGTTTTGCTGGCACCTAACTGTGAATCTGAATATTTTTCGGCGCCTTTTGATGAGATAAAATCTACTTTCTATCCAGATGTTTCTAATTGGATAAGTATAGACAGCAGGGAGGAATATGAGCGCCGTTATCCGCATTTGCCTCCGCGTATCATTGATAATCTACTAAAGCGAGACAGTAAGATATCAGTCACCAACTGGAGTAAGGTTGCCAACGATCCAGAAAAATTGAGACTCTTGATTGAGTGTGCTCACAACGCAAGGACGACTTGCGAATATGATATGAGTCGAGCAATGAGAATGAGAGATCACAATCCAAATTGA
- a CDS encoding PadR family transcriptional regulator, with protein MSLSYAILATLADQACSGYELAKRFDGSVGHFWSASHQQIYRELNRLEERQWITGEVIPQTGRPDKKCYHLTEMGKAEMAKWIAQPSKSSRTKEEILVKLFAGDLVEPEVLLTELQRYQQEHEQQLQIYQQIEQQHFAEPEQLSWGGKCQYLTLRQGIRYEMDVIGWCEEALALLKSCN; from the coding sequence ATGAGTCTTTCTTACGCAATTTTGGCAACCTTGGCGGATCAAGCCTGCAGTGGCTATGAGCTGGCGAAGCGATTTGATGGGTCAGTGGGCCATTTCTGGTCTGCGAGTCATCAGCAGATCTATCGAGAACTCAATCGTTTAGAAGAACGGCAGTGGATCACGGGAGAGGTGATTCCCCAAACAGGACGTCCTGATAAAAAGTGCTATCACCTGACTGAAATGGGTAAGGCGGAGATGGCCAAATGGATTGCCCAGCCGAGTAAAAGTAGCCGCACTAAGGAAGAAATTCTAGTGAAGCTGTTTGCTGGGGATTTGGTAGAGCCTGAGGTATTACTGACTGAACTCCAACGTTACCAGCAGGAACATGAGCAGCAGTTGCAGATCTATCAGCAGATTGAGCAGCAGCATTTTGCTGAGCCAGAGCAATTATCTTGGGGAGGCAAGTGTCAGTATTTAACGCTACGTCAAGGTATACGTTATGAGATGGATGTAATTGGCTGGTGTGAGGAAGCCTTGGCTTTATTGAAGTCTTGCAATTAA
- a CDS encoding carotenoid oxygenase family protein: MLTQSRPQQSQQPWYGMFAQAASEFPTTPLPILSGTIPEDLKGSLYRNGPGRLERGGQRVGHWFDGDGAILAVHFDSAQASGVYRYVQTAGYQAEEQADQFLMGGYGMLPAGSLWRRLRQGATKNAANTSVLALPDKLLTLWEGGHPHALDLNTLETQGLDDLGFLAPDQSFSAHPKRDPISGEIYNFGVSYGKQGHLHVYRCNPAGAVQRQTKIPLQGLPMIHDFVMAGPYLIFCISPVFLNPLPMLVQLKSYSDCLQWKPQQGTQILVIDRESLEVVSQGEADPWYQWHFGNGYLDDRGHAVIDVIRYADFSTNQFLKEVASGHPRTPAEGQLWRLHLDPQTSQVLETDKLMDRTGEFPVVDPHQVGQAHRHTFLSTRPTSDATTELFREIVSFDHISQQLNSVQMGDQAYCSEPIYAPDPDHPGQGWILTVVYQAASHTSEVWILAAHRLEEGPICRLGLPSIVPMGFHGTWQPSL; encoded by the coding sequence ATGCTCACCCAGTCTCGTCCTCAACAATCTCAGCAACCTTGGTACGGCATGTTTGCCCAGGCTGCATCCGAATTTCCGACCACCCCGTTACCGATTTTGTCCGGGACTATACCCGAAGACCTCAAAGGTTCCCTGTATCGCAACGGACCAGGTCGTCTAGAACGAGGTGGACAACGAGTCGGCCATTGGTTCGACGGGGATGGCGCTATATTAGCCGTGCATTTCGATAGCGCTCAAGCATCAGGCGTCTATCGCTATGTCCAAACCGCAGGCTATCAGGCCGAAGAACAGGCCGATCAATTCTTGATGGGAGGCTATGGCATGCTGCCCGCCGGATCCCTGTGGCGACGGTTGCGGCAGGGAGCGACTAAGAATGCTGCCAATACCTCTGTGCTGGCGCTTCCCGACAAGCTTTTGACCTTATGGGAAGGAGGACATCCCCATGCCCTGGACTTAAACACTTTGGAGACCCAAGGGCTAGACGATTTGGGATTCCTAGCACCGGATCAGTCCTTCTCTGCTCATCCCAAACGGGATCCGATCAGCGGCGAAATCTATAACTTTGGCGTTAGCTATGGCAAGCAAGGTCATCTGCATGTTTATCGCTGCAATCCAGCAGGAGCCGTTCAGCGCCAAACCAAAATTCCGCTCCAGGGCTTGCCGATGATTCATGACTTTGTGATGGCGGGGCCGTACTTAATTTTTTGTATTTCTCCTGTCTTCCTCAATCCACTGCCTATGTTGGTCCAGCTCAAAAGCTATAGTGACTGTCTGCAGTGGAAGCCTCAGCAAGGTACCCAAATTTTAGTGATTGATCGTGAATCCTTGGAAGTGGTTAGCCAGGGTGAAGCCGACCCCTGGTATCAGTGGCATTTTGGCAATGGTTATCTGGATGATCGAGGACATGCCGTCATTGATGTGATTCGCTATGCCGACTTCAGCACCAACCAGTTCCTCAAGGAAGTGGCCAGTGGCCATCCTCGCACCCCAGCAGAAGGACAGCTTTGGCGACTACATCTCGATCCCCAGACGAGCCAAGTGTTAGAAACCGATAAACTGATGGACCGCACGGGCGAGTTTCCGGTGGTTGATCCCCATCAGGTCGGACAGGCCCATCGGCATACCTTTCTCTCCACTCGCCCGACCTCAGATGCGACCACAGAACTCTTTCGCGAGATTGTCAGCTTCGATCACATTTCACAACAACTGAACAGTGTGCAGATGGGCGATCAAGCCTATTGCAGTGAACCGATCTATGCCCCTGATCCCGATCACCCTGGACAGGGCTGGATTCTGACCGTGGTCTATCAAGCGGCATCCCATACCAGTGAGGTGTGGATTTTGGCCGCCCATCGTCTGGAAGAAGGCCCGATTTGTCGCTTAGGGTTGCCTAGCATCGTCCCGATGGGGTTTCATGGCACTTGGCAACCTAGTTTATAA
- a CDS encoding amino acid permease: MPKFPLRRSKAQAASTEETSGLGTFAGVYTPSLLTILGVIMYLRFGWVVGNVGLFNTLIIVTLATSITFLTALSISAIATDQVVRTGGAYYMISRSLGIETGGAVGIPLFFAQAVSVALYTIGFAESLVRIFPSLNQTLVAAITTLLVAGLALKSADIAIKAQFGIMAAIALSLISFGFGHAVPPETGTDAIPQAKSFWEVFAVFFPAVTGIMAGVSMSGDLKDPARSIPKGTLAAVGTGYVIYMVLPILLTMRAEPGTLMQDPLVMRKIAFWGDAILLGVWGATLSSAIGSILGAPRVLQALARDRILPRSLRWLGIGSGPTDEPRLGTLFTLGIALAVVSIGDLNLIAPVLSMFFLTTYMVLNVAAGVESFLQSPSFRPTFRIHWIFSLMGALGCIAVMFLINGLATIVAALIVLAIYLWLERQQLESAWGDVRRGIWMTVVRKGLFQISNAPDPKNWRPHILVLSGIPTRRWHLVQVASALTHNRGLITVSSVLPVKGRDVAQQTTMESMVKDYLDRKGVKALVRFVRDSDPFCGAERLVEAYGLGALVPNTILLGNTENATSRDRYCQMIAHFHQAQRNVAILRYQDNHQNRFPNFCRRIDVWWGGLKGNGGLMLILADLLRTSMVWRQTEIWLKLVVPDQSAAQAAQRNLDDVVKRLRIRAVSQVIIANERPFAQILKSSSKGADLVVLGMARPDEQFSEYYESLQTRTTGLPTTLFVLASQNLAFADVLEKE; the protein is encoded by the coding sequence ATGCCCAAATTCCCTTTGCGTCGGTCTAAGGCCCAAGCGGCCAGTACCGAAGAGACGTCTGGACTAGGCACATTTGCAGGCGTTTATACCCCCTCCCTGCTAACCATCCTGGGCGTAATTATGTACCTACGCTTTGGTTGGGTTGTGGGTAATGTTGGCCTCTTCAATACCCTAATCATCGTCACCTTAGCCACTTCGATCACCTTTTTAACGGCTCTGTCTATTTCTGCGATCGCAACCGATCAGGTCGTTCGCACTGGGGGAGCCTACTACATGATTAGCCGCTCTCTGGGCATTGAAACGGGCGGGGCCGTGGGGATTCCCCTATTTTTTGCCCAGGCGGTTTCCGTGGCCCTCTACACCATTGGCTTTGCCGAAAGTCTGGTTCGCATTTTTCCCAGCCTCAATCAAACCTTAGTGGCCGCTATCACCACCCTCTTAGTGGCAGGTCTAGCCTTAAAGTCTGCTGATATTGCCATTAAAGCCCAATTTGGGATTATGGCAGCCATTGCCCTCTCCCTGATTTCCTTTGGTTTTGGTCATGCGGTGCCACCGGAAACCGGGACAGATGCCATTCCCCAAGCCAAGAGTTTTTGGGAAGTCTTTGCCGTCTTTTTCCCGGCGGTCACCGGCATTATGGCGGGGGTCAGCATGTCCGGCGATCTCAAAGATCCGGCTCGGTCGATTCCAAAAGGCACCTTAGCTGCAGTGGGAACCGGCTATGTGATCTATATGGTGTTACCGATCCTGCTCACTATGCGAGCCGAGCCTGGCACTCTGATGCAAGATCCCCTTGTAATGCGCAAAATTGCCTTTTGGGGGGATGCCATCTTATTGGGAGTCTGGGGCGCTACCCTTTCCAGTGCGATTGGCAGTATTTTAGGGGCACCCCGAGTCTTACAGGCATTGGCGCGCGATCGCATCTTGCCTCGTAGTCTTCGCTGGCTGGGAATTGGCAGCGGTCCTACGGATGAACCTCGCCTGGGCACGTTATTCACCTTAGGCATTGCCCTAGCAGTGGTCTCCATTGGAGATCTCAATTTGATTGCCCCGGTTCTCAGTATGTTTTTCTTGACCACCTATATGGTCCTTAACGTGGCGGCTGGGGTGGAAAGCTTTCTCCAAAGCCCTTCTTTCCGTCCCACCTTCCGCATCCATTGGATTTTTTCTCTGATGGGTGCCCTGGGTTGTATTGCCGTCATGTTTTTGATTAACGGGTTGGCAACGATTGTCGCAGCCCTGATTGTTTTGGCCATCTACCTATGGCTAGAACGACAGCAGTTGGAAAGCGCCTGGGGAGATGTCCGTCGGGGCATCTGGATGACCGTGGTCCGCAAGGGACTGTTTCAAATTAGCAATGCCCCTGACCCCAAAAACTGGCGGCCTCATATTTTAGTGTTATCGGGCATTCCCACGCGCCGATGGCATTTGGTCCAAGTTGCCTCAGCCCTCACCCACAACCGAGGACTAATTACGGTCTCTAGTGTTCTACCCGTGAAGGGTAGAGACGTGGCCCAACAGACCACCATGGAATCGATGGTGAAAGACTATTTGGATCGCAAAGGGGTGAAAGCCCTAGTCCGATTTGTGCGGGATAGTGATCCCTTTTGCGGCGCAGAACGGCTAGTGGAAGCTTATGGGCTAGGAGCCTTGGTTCCCAACACCATTTTGTTGGGCAATACGGAAAACGCGACGAGCCGCGATCGCTATTGCCAAATGATTGCCCATTTCCATCAGGCCCAACGAAACGTCGCCATTCTTCGCTACCAAGACAATCATCAGAACCGCTTTCCCAACTTCTGCCGTCGGATTGATGTCTGGTGGGGTGGCCTGAAAGGAAATGGCGGTCTGATGCTGATCTTGGCTGACCTACTGCGGACCAGCATGGTGTGGCGACAAACCGAAATTTGGCTCAAGCTCGTCGTTCCCGACCAGTCTGCGGCCCAAGCGGCTCAGCGCAACCTCGACGATGTGGTTAAACGACTTCGCATCCGAGCAGTTTCCCAAGTGATTATTGCCAATGAACGCCCCTTTGCCCAGATCTTAAAATCTTCTTCTAAAGGGGCTGACTTAGTCGTTCTGGGGATGGCGCGTCCAGACGAACAATTCAGCGAATATTACGAGAGTTTACAGACTCGAACCACGGGATTGCCCACAACCCTATTTGTACTAGCGTCTCAAAATTTGGCCTTTGCTGACGTACTGGAGAAGGAATAG
- the serA gene encoding phosphoglycerate dehydrogenase encodes MPKVLVSDPIDPSGIDLLGQVAQVDVKTKLSPEELIQIIPEYDALMIRSGTQVTEAVIEAATQLKIIGRAGVGVDNVDVPTATKKGIVVVNSPEGNTIAAAEHALALMLSLSRHIPDANQSVKAGKWERKKFTGVEVYKKTLGVVGLGKIGSHVATVARAMGMKLLAYDPFLSQERAEQLGCRLVELDFLFQESDYITLHLPKTPETQNLVNADTLSKMKSTARIINCARGGIIDEEALGKALESGQIAAAALDVYASEPLGDSPLCHLEQDIILTPHLGASTEEAQTNVAVDVAEQIRDVLLGLPARSAVNIPGLRPDVLEKLKPYMLLAETLGNLVGQLAGGRIESLDVRLQGELASNDSQPIVVAALKGLLSPALRERVNYVNAGIEAKDRGIRVVETRDASVRDYSGSIQLSAKGPTETRSVTGAILGEDELRITNIDDFPINVVPTRHMLLTVHRDMPGIIGQIGSQLGSFNVNIASMQVGRKMVRGSAVMVLSLDDPLPEGVLSEITNVEGIRDAYIVNLQ; translated from the coding sequence ATGCCCAAGGTTCTCGTCTCAGATCCAATTGACCCCTCTGGTATTGACCTTTTAGGTCAAGTTGCCCAGGTCGATGTGAAGACCAAGCTTTCTCCTGAAGAATTAATCCAAATTATTCCTGAGTACGATGCCCTGATGATTCGGTCGGGCACTCAAGTTACAGAAGCAGTGATTGAAGCCGCCACCCAGCTCAAAATTATTGGCCGAGCTGGTGTGGGTGTCGATAATGTGGATGTGCCCACAGCCACCAAAAAAGGGATTGTGGTGGTTAACTCTCCAGAGGGTAACACCATCGCCGCCGCAGAACATGCCTTAGCTTTAATGCTGTCCCTCTCTCGCCATATTCCCGATGCCAATCAGTCCGTTAAAGCAGGCAAATGGGAGCGCAAAAAGTTTACCGGCGTAGAAGTCTATAAAAAGACCCTGGGCGTTGTTGGACTGGGCAAAATCGGTTCCCACGTGGCCACCGTTGCCCGAGCAATGGGGATGAAGCTGCTAGCCTACGACCCTTTCTTATCCCAAGAACGGGCAGAGCAACTAGGCTGCAGACTAGTGGAGTTAGATTTTCTCTTCCAAGAATCGGACTACATCACCTTGCACCTGCCTAAAACCCCTGAAACTCAAAATCTCGTTAATGCTGACACCCTCAGCAAGATGAAATCTACAGCTCGCATTATCAACTGTGCTCGGGGTGGCATTATCGACGAAGAAGCTCTGGGCAAAGCCCTGGAATCTGGGCAAATCGCTGCCGCTGCTTTAGATGTTTATGCCAGTGAACCTTTGGGCGACTCTCCCCTTTGTCACCTAGAGCAAGACATCATTTTAACTCCCCACTTAGGGGCATCAACGGAGGAAGCCCAAACCAATGTAGCAGTCGACGTTGCCGAGCAAATCCGCGATGTGCTTTTAGGGCTACCGGCCCGGTCAGCTGTAAACATTCCCGGCTTACGTCCCGACGTATTGGAAAAACTCAAGCCATACATGCTCCTAGCCGAGACCTTGGGCAATCTAGTCGGTCAATTAGCGGGGGGTCGGATAGAATCCCTAGATGTCCGTCTCCAAGGAGAACTGGCATCCAACGATAGTCAACCAATTGTTGTCGCAGCCCTCAAAGGACTGTTATCCCCAGCATTACGAGAGCGTGTGAACTATGTGAATGCCGGTATTGAAGCCAAAGATCGCGGGATTCGCGTCGTGGAGACTCGTGATGCTTCAGTTCGGGATTATTCCGGTTCGATTCAACTCTCTGCAAAAGGCCCCACTGAAACCCGCTCAGTAACGGGTGCCATTCTAGGGGAGGACGAGCTGCGCATTACCAATATTGATGACTTTCCGATCAATGTGGTCCCTACCCGGCACATGTTGTTGACAGTACACCGAGATATGCCCGGTATTATTGGCCAAATTGGCTCCCAGTTAGGTAGCTTTAACGTCAATATCGCCAGTATGCAAGTAGGCCGCAAGATGGTTCGAGGCTCGGCTGTGATGGTTCTTAGCCTAGATGATCCCTTACCCGAAGGAGTACTGTCTGAAATCACGAATGTAGAAGGCATTCGGGATGCCTATATTGTGAATTTACAATAA
- the prmA gene encoding 50S ribosomal protein L11 methyltransferase encodes MADPGIHTPSDAPTALPPSQWWEIKVVGVPLLDDLLFWRLQEEGCQGTASQIVNQELTVCGYLSLDRVQSIDLQKIAERLHQDVQSVGHPAPDISWQLITEEDWAHNWRDYWHPQEVGNRLLIYPAWLEVPAQCERLLIRLNPGVAFGTGAHATTQLCLRALEQQISEQSNPLSIADIGCGTGILSIAALLLGVQKAYAVDLDPLAIGATQASRELNGLTSDQLWVKEGSLDQVIQQLQHPVQGFCCNILAHIILDLIPHFADITDQNGWGILSGILDTQEPMIIEALNAHGWQVRDTHHEQDWCSLIIERS; translated from the coding sequence ATGGCCGATCCAGGCATCCACACTCCGTCGGACGCTCCTACAGCTTTACCCCCTAGCCAATGGTGGGAAATTAAAGTTGTGGGAGTGCCACTGCTAGATGATCTACTCTTCTGGCGGCTACAAGAAGAAGGATGCCAAGGCACGGCCAGCCAAATAGTCAATCAAGAGTTGACTGTTTGCGGATATTTATCCCTGGATCGGGTCCAGTCCATCGATCTGCAAAAAATTGCCGAGAGATTACATCAGGATGTCCAGTCAGTGGGACATCCTGCCCCAGATATTAGCTGGCAACTGATCACAGAAGAAGATTGGGCCCATAACTGGCGAGACTATTGGCATCCTCAAGAAGTTGGCAATCGGTTACTGATTTATCCGGCTTGGCTAGAGGTGCCAGCGCAATGTGAACGTCTTTTGATTCGCCTTAATCCCGGAGTCGCTTTTGGCACAGGCGCTCATGCAACCACGCAGCTCTGCTTACGAGCCCTAGAACAACAAATTTCAGAACAATCCAATCCTCTCAGTATCGCTGATATTGGTTGTGGCACGGGTATTCTTTCCATTGCTGCTCTTCTTTTGGGAGTTCAAAAAGCCTATGCGGTTGATCTAGATCCACTCGCCATTGGTGCAACCCAAGCTAGTCGAGAACTGAATGGCCTCACTTCAGACCAGTTATGGGTTAAGGAAGGAAGTCTTGATCAAGTGATACAGCAGCTTCAGCATCCAGTCCAAGGGTTTTGTTGCAATATTTTGGCCCATATCATTCTTGACCTAATACCCCATTTCGCTGATATCACTGACCAAAACGGTTGGGGAATCCTTAGCGGCATTTTGGATACTCAAGAACCGATGATTATTGAGGCACTAAATGCTCATGGCTGGCAAGTTCGCGACACCCATCATGAGCAAGACTGGTGCAGTTTAATCATTGAGCGAAGCTGA
- a CDS encoding ISAs1 family transposase (programmed frameshift), with protein sequence MSHLIDTLKQVPDFRSAHGRIHPLWLLLLLMVMGMLAGYQGYRPLETFVSDYRQPLSELLGLESLEVPSHCTFRRVMKGLDFQALSHQFEAWMLSKAQTHSPDNYAASIDGKRIRQGLTDAKGKQRFVGLVSLFAVEAGITLKLEALTQEDNSEIKVVQALLETLQLDGLLITMDALHAQKTLEKIVASGNDYLVAVKSNQGRLYDHLQTYFECLKPMAEHIHSAQSRGRDEHRCIQVYEPVGIALQEWTAIRSVLCVQRWGTRKGKEYHNTAYYISSAATSPHHWQSLVREHWGIENRLHWPKDVVFGEDDYRLEDEQALLNWSVLRTIGINILRLNDYQSLKTAMTKLANRVDIIFSLLT encoded by the exons ATGAGCCATCTAATCGATACTTTGAAGCAAGTCCCGGATTTCCGCAGTGCCCATGGCCGTATTCATCCGTTATGGCTGCTGTTGCTATTGATGGTGATGGGCATGCTTGCTGGATATCAAGGGTACCGTCCGTTAGAAACCTTTGTGAGCGATTATCGCCAGCCTTTAAGTGAGCTATTGGGGCTTGAGAGCCTCGAAGTTCCGTCTCACTGTACCTTTCGTCGAGTGATGAAGGGGCTTGACTTCCAAGCGTTGAGCCACCAATTTGAAGCATGGATGCTCTCGAAAGCCCAGACTCACTCTCCCGATAATTATGCAGCCTCCATTGATGGCAAACGGATTCGTCAGGGGCTGACAGATGCCAAGGGGAAGCAGCGTTTTGTGGGCTTGGTGAGTTTATTTGCGGTGGAAGCAGGCATCACCCTCAAGCTCGAAGCCCTCACTCAGGAGGATAATAGCGAAATCAAAGTCGTGCAGGCACTGTTGGAAACCCTTCAACTCGATGGCTTGCTGATTACCATGGATGCCTTACACGCCCAA AAAACACTTGAGAAGATTGTGGCCTCGGGTAACGACTATCTTGTGGCGGTCAAATCCAATCAGGGAAGACTTTACGACCACCTCCAGACTTACTTTGAGTGTCTTAAACCCATGGCTGAGCACATCCACTCCGCCCAAAGTAGAGGACGAGATGAACATCGGTGTATACAGGTTTATGAGCCTGTCGGCATAGCCCTACAAGAATGGACAGCAATTCGCTCTGTACTTTGTGTCCAACGATGGGGTACTCGCAAAGGAAAGGAGTATCACAATACGGCCTATTACATCAGTTCAGCTGCCACCTCACCCCATCATTGGCAATCTCTGGTCCGAGAACATTGGGGCATTGAAAATCGGTTGCATTGGCCGAAGGATGTTGTTTTTGGCGAAGATGATTATCGACTCGAAGATGAACAAGCACTGCTCAATTGGTCAGTGCTTAGAACTATTGGGATTAATATCCTGCGGCTAAACGACTATCAATCCCTCAAAACCGCGATGACTAAGCTTGCTAATCGGGTCGATATTATTTTTTCGCTGCTAACTTAA
- a CDS encoding alginate lyase family protein, whose translation MKSVDELCQKHPKLITNLFENINIEHPGLETVREYVNKGDYTQASHSLITYFRNKPDKIGWKNLLPEQKFNKDLDADHILNNEFIFQRISGTVPQDNDRFNWSYLGTKEDSEWAWFLNRHYHVVDLFHAYLRSGNSDYVQYIYLSIRDWILTSIAAPNTHYWAQWRGREVACRILHWAPIFYGLLESPNFSDVDHLLMLAILPVHGNFLRHCHTWGANWLAREMNGLATLAICWPEFKFSQSWLTYAQFHMSREIELQVYPDGSHKELTSHYHRVTLLDFDNFAKLMQLSGHNLSISFGKTLERMWNYLAFAMRPDGSSPLNNDSDRDELRTTIKSVANLYNRSDWQYIASNGQEGGGPLSPSILFPWAGQVIMRSSWDKDAHWAFFDVGPHGINYHTHNDKLHLSVAAFGRDLLVDSGRYHYKRDSFWHYFRNSASHNTILVDGQGQNAGIGEALNPVEQQFYSTPGFDFAYGKFDQGYQGVADKVIHSRFLVYLRHQYWVVIDRVSANTAHQIQTLWHFHPDCNLEVQGSSIVTTNENCGNLRIIPTDNLSWDINIAKGSMKPIQGWWSKEYNHKQPNPTAIYSSPISTTATFAWILCPAKGVVPPIDVRYQSISGDQIELEITYVSNRIQLSLCLDEQYILNSLSSHPEAIIQVEGL comes from the coding sequence TTGAAATCAGTTGATGAGCTATGTCAGAAACATCCAAAGCTAATAACGAATCTATTTGAAAACATCAATATTGAACATCCTGGCCTAGAGACAGTCAGAGAATATGTCAATAAGGGTGACTATACTCAAGCCAGCCATTCGTTAATTACATATTTTCGAAATAAGCCAGATAAAATAGGCTGGAAGAATTTACTTCCAGAGCAAAAATTCAACAAGGATTTAGATGCAGACCATATTTTAAACAATGAATTTATCTTCCAACGTATTAGTGGCACCGTCCCACAAGACAATGATCGTTTTAACTGGTCTTATCTAGGTACTAAAGAAGATTCTGAGTGGGCATGGTTTTTGAACAGACATTACCATGTTGTCGATCTTTTTCATGCCTATTTAAGAAGTGGCAACTCAGATTATGTTCAATATATTTACCTCAGTATCAGAGATTGGATATTAACTAGCATTGCAGCCCCCAACACCCACTACTGGGCTCAGTGGCGAGGTCGGGAAGTCGCTTGTCGCATTTTGCACTGGGCTCCCATTTTTTATGGATTGCTTGAGAGTCCCAACTTTTCAGACGTCGATCATCTGCTAATGCTCGCAATTTTGCCCGTACATGGTAATTTTCTGCGTCATTGCCACACCTGGGGCGCGAACTGGCTTGCTCGCGAGATGAACGGACTAGCAACTCTAGCAATATGCTGGCCTGAGTTTAAATTCTCCCAATCTTGGTTGACTTACGCCCAATTTCACATGTCCCGCGAGATTGAATTGCAAGTCTATCCTGATGGCAGCCATAAAGAGCTAACGAGCCACTACCATCGAGTGACCTTGCTAGATTTCGATAATTTTGCCAAATTAATGCAGCTTTCTGGCCACAATTTGTCTATCTCCTTTGGCAAAACATTGGAGAGGATGTGGAACTATCTGGCATTCGCAATGCGGCCAGATGGTAGTTCCCCCCTCAATAATGATTCGGATCGAGATGAGCTTCGAACAACCATCAAAAGTGTTGCCAACCTATACAACCGCTCTGATTGGCAGTATATTGCATCCAATGGCCAGGAAGGAGGTGGTCCTCTCTCCCCATCTATTCTCTTTCCTTGGGCAGGCCAAGTGATTATGCGAAGCAGTTGGGACAAAGATGCTCACTGGGCATTTTTTGATGTGGGTCCCCACGGCATTAACTACCATACCCACAATGATAAATTGCACCTTTCTGTTGCCGCATTTGGTCGAGATTTATTAGTGGATAGCGGACGTTATCACTACAAACGAGATTCCTTTTGGCATTATTTTAGGAACTCAGCTAGCCACAACACTATCCTTGTTGATGGTCAGGGCCAAAATGCAGGCATCGGTGAAGCACTGAACCCCGTCGAACAGCAGTTTTATTCGACACCAGGGTTTGATTTTGCCTATGGCAAATTTGATCAAGGGTATCAAGGAGTCGCAGACAAAGTCATCCATTCACGATTCTTAGTCTATCTGCGCCATCAATATTGGGTTGTGATTGATCGTGTATCTGCCAACACTGCCCATCAAATTCAAACCCTTTGGCACTTTCACCCTGATTGTAATCTTGAAGTTCAAGGTTCCTCTATCGTCACTACTAATGAGAATTGCGGCAATTTAAGAATTATTCCGACGGATAATCTGTCATGGGATATCAATATTGCCAAGGGGAGTATGAAGCCGATTCAAGGTTGGTGGAGCAAAGAATATAACCATAAACAACCGAATCCAACGGCAATCTATTCATCCCCTATTTCTACAACAGCAACATTTGCCTGGATCTTATGTCCTGCGAAAGGTGTTGTACCGCCCATTGATGTTCGATATCAATCCATTTCTGGTGATCAGATAGAGCTAGAGATAACCTATGTTTCCAACCGGATTCAGCTCTCTTTATGTCTCGATGAACAATACATTCTAAATTCTCTGTCTTCCCATCCAGAGGCCATCATCCAAGTTGAAGGATTGTAG